From Zalophus californianus isolate mZalCal1 chromosome 16, mZalCal1.pri.v2, whole genome shotgun sequence, one genomic window encodes:
- the PIPOX gene encoding peroxisomal sarcosine oxidase isoform X2: protein MMDECYRIWAQLEREAGTQLHRQTGLLLLGMRENSELKTIQATLSRQGVEHQCLSAEELKQRFPNVRLAGGEVGLLDKSGGLLYADRALRALQDAIRRLGGLVRDEEKVMEIRPGRPVTVRSTSRSYQAKSLIITAGPWTNRLLRPLGIELPLQTLRINVCYWREKVPGSYGVSQAFPCFLGLGLSLAPHHIYGLPSGEYPGLMKVCYHHGNSADPEERDCPEALSDTQDIQILSRFVRDHLPDLEPKLAILERCLYTNTPDGHFVLDCHPKYDNIVIGAGFSGHGFKLSPVVGKILYELSMKLTPSYDLTPFRMSRFPGLGKAHL from the exons GCAGACTGGGCTACTGCTGCTGGGAATGAGAGAGAATTCAGAATTAAAAACCATCCAGGCCACTTTGTCTCGACAGGGGGTGGAACACCAGTGTCTTTCAGCTGAGGAACTGAAGCAACGTTTCCCCAATGTTCGGTTGGCCGGGGGAGAAGTGGGGCTCTTGGACAAGTCTGGAGGGCTTCTCTATGCAGACAGGGCCCTCAGAGCCCTCCAG GATGCAATTCGACGTCTCGGGGGCCTAGTGCGTGATGAAGAGAAGGTGATGGAGATAAGACCAGGGCGACCCGTCACAGTGAGAAGTACCTCCAGGAGCTATCAAGCCAAGAGCTTGATCATCACAGCAGGTCCCTGGACCAACCGGCTCCTCCGTCCCTTGGGAATTGAGCTGCCTCTCCAA ACCCTGCGGATCAATGTGTGTTACTGGCGAGAGAAGGTTCCAGGAAGCTATGGTGTGTCCCAGGCCTTTCCTTGCTTCCTGGGCCTCGGCCTCAGCCTGGCTCCCCACCACATCTATGGGCTGCCCTCCGGAGAGTACCCAGGGCTGATGAAG GTCTGCTATCACCACGGCAACAGCGCCGATCCTGAGGAGCGGGACTGCCCGGAAGCACTCTCAGACACCCAAGACATCCAGATCCTGAGCCGCTTTGTCAGAGATCACTTACCTGACCTGGAGCCCAAGCTTGCCATCCTGGAGCGCTGCCTGTACACG AACACCCCCGATGGGCACTTCGTTCTTGATTGCCACCCGAAGTATGACAACATTGTCATCGGTGCTGGATTCTCTG GACATGGATTCAAGCTCTCCCCTGTTGTGGGGAAGATCCTGTATGAATTAAGCATGAAATTAACGCCATCCTATGACTTGACACCTTTTCGGATGAGCCGCTTCCCTGGCCTGGGCAAAGCCCACCTTTGA